In the Triticum aestivum cultivar Chinese Spring chromosome 2B, IWGSC CS RefSeq v2.1, whole genome shotgun sequence genome, ATGATCCCCTTCACGACCAAGTCATCTATGTATACGTCTATATTATTTTCTTCTACGTGTGGAATGCCCGCTGCATGGCGCGTTGATAGGTGGAACCTACGTTCTTTAGTTCGGATGACATGGTTTTATAAACCCTGACAACATGGCGAGGCTAGACCAAAAATTCAATTTGGTACACGGGCTCATTTACACCTAGTGAACAGTAAAATATAAAGAAATAGCAGAAAAATTCAAACAATTCTAAAAAGAATATGCTGCAAGATGACCAAATGCATGATGTTCGTGCAAAATTTCAGCTTATTTGGATATTCGAGGAGCTCGTGACAAAATCTGGGGTGAATAGTGTTGTTTTCTCGGACAcctgaaatttgtcttttttgccacgagCTATTTAAATGTCCAAACAAGCTGAAATTTTGCACGAACATCACAGTTTTGTGCATCTTGCATcacaaaaaattgaattttttgctactccctccatttttatatacaagaccACAAACTTAAATTACAGATACCAAGATAAAATTTAATATATGTTTTGCAACCAAATTTTTTTCTCGtttactgggatcattaatacACCGCATACATGTAAGAAAATTGAATGGAGGAATTAGCTAAGGCTGGTcctagtggggagtaacatagtaCACTAGTattatgcatatgatactagtgtatgatactacatccatagtgcatagtatcataggtggtctcatttattatcatatatgacacatagtagcataacatttattgtgatacggtatctacctatgttactatgatcctctctctcttctttaattgcctgccacataagcatgtttgcgagtcccaactcccaagtacatgatactactccctcatttccggtttataagactcaattcaaaaatctcatcaatcaaggtagatggtgagtggtggaataccttttggagtttgcaaaagcacccaattaatgctcttgtttttctcaaaaaagtatgtttaccaatgcattaattgcaatgcatgcatgcataaattacatgcattagtcaattttctcttaatacttgcatgcaatgatttaatgcaccttagaatctaaacatgtgatggaaaacaaccaaattgagccttataaaatggaaaaactaaaattttgagataaaccctataaaccggaaaggagggagtagttatgttacccccactatggctagcctaagtgtcattatgactgcatgcatgcaagtaACAATTTGTTAgtacgagaaaacatcattaatttttgcctcgattactgttagtggccttatgtagatgcaaaatttataTTTCATGGtgaccttgtataagtaaatggagggagtattatttttaaTTTTACAAGAATAGGCGCTTCCTAGGCTAGACCCCCTTTATAAGGGAGAGTATCCATCCTCCCTTCAGGCTGATCTTTTGGGAGGAAGAGAGCTCTCCACTTTTGGCTGGGCTTGATGTGCCCAGGAAAcagagagcaactaattaacgagcgctccttcgagagcctcgcaacgatcagcgccacttggcacgctctcagccatttgccacgtgtcgcgctctgggcgctccctctattttttttttgtttttttgcatgcGTTTTCAGCTTTTTTAACGGTTTTTTCCTCGGTTTTTTtcaacgttttggttttccaccggtcttccttagctttttgatcaaaaaatctccaaaaaaaatTGCGCAAAagaacgcgttttcttttttttcctcccttgcacgagtcacggttttgcttccgcaagaggcacggttgtgctttcgcgaaagtcacaGCCATGCCTCATCGGAAACGGGAAAAGAAcgcgttttctcttctttttttcccttccgcgagagtcacagtttgctcccgcgagaggcacagttgtggcCTCTCGCGGGAGCAAAACCATGACTCTTGCGGaaggaaaaaacccgtgctcccgttTTTTTTTTAGTTGCTACTCAAGCTCATCTAAAGAAAAAAAATCCTCTTTTTTGAGTTGCTACTCCAGCTCATCTGAAAAAAAAGTCCTCTCCCAGTACCTCCAAATCCCATGTATGACCAAAGTGTTACTCTAATTCCAGACAGAAATACAATGCACCCATATGACCAGTAAATTCCGAGCAGCTTATATAGCATAGATGGTTCAATAGCATTCGTTGTTTTGAGTTGCTACTCAAGCTCATCTGAAACGCGGCGGGGAACCAACATGTTTAATTGCCACCCTATCAGCAGTTGGGTTGGAGGTTGATGGAGACGCTTTGATTTTGCAATAAATCTTGACAGCACACTATCTTTGCCGTGCCACAGAACATATCCAACACGTGAGCACCAAGATTATGTGCCCACTGACTTTCTGTAGGGCATTACTGTAAGCATCTCGTTCTTACATGGGAGACAATGGCCTGAATTACTGAGGGGTAAAAAGTATGCAGAGGTCATAGAACAAATCAGATTGGCGTTGATCAGCAAGTGTGATCAATCAACCGAATATATCAATAAAAATGTACAGAAATTGCTGCTCTAAACTGAAAGCCCGTCTGGGTTGTGCGCCTCGATGTCGACATGTCTGATTCCAGGCACAATCTTCTGTATCTCTGACTCCAGCCGATCCACTTCATATCCCAGAGCATCCACCACACCCTCACCTGTACAGGCAGCAGTAACGCGTGCCTTGTCAGAACATGATAACAAGCATACAAATTGCGACTAGAGCAACATACTGCATACCATACTCAGCCATAACCCTTCGTAGCTCCGCATCATCCTTACTCAACGAGGCCTCCCGGAACTGTCAAAACGAATCGATAAAAGGTTATAGAGAAATGATATCGATGATCTATTGAGATTGGTGACCAAGAGAGGATGTTTGAAAAAGGAATAGCCAATATTAGCCATCACAGTGCAAAGATGCAACTCGTACTTCAAACCAACTTACTTGGATGAAACTTTAGCTATAAATCCTCCTTTCATCTATACCCTACCTTACTTTTTATGGAGGATTATTGAGATGCTTACATGCTGAGAGTACAATTATACATCAAACGGGAGTTTGCACTTGAAATTTTCCCATCTTACAACATGGACATGTTTTTTGAACTGCTCGAATACAATCATCTCAGAAAGGAATGCATCGAGTGCAACCCCTCCTCTCGTCTAAATGTGTGAATCAGAGATATAAAGATGGGCAGTGCAAAGATGCAGCTCATGCTGCGATACCAAGCAATTTGGATGAAACTTTTCAGTATAAAATTATAAATCCTTTTTTCATCTACACCCTGTATTTTTGGGAGGATTATTGAGACCTATTATGCAAAGTGCACAAAATTGACATTGAATTGAGGGCTTCCAATTGATATTTCCGCAGCTTACAACAAGGACATGCAGTTAATTCAAATTTTTATCACGCCTAGTTAGCATGAGTGAAATATTAATTACACAACTCTCAGTAAAGGTAGATGTTAAGTTAAAGTCGGTGTCTTGAAGAATCCACTAAACATCAATCACTGACTGACTGCTGACACTCTAGCCAAAGCTTGACTATACTAGCGAGAAGAGCAATACAAAGACTACCTAGAATTTCGACAAAGAAATTGAGTGATTGCATCAGTTTAAGATAATAGGCACATAAATTAGCAATTATTCACTAACCTGGCAACAGAGCAATACCAATATACTCATTAAAAAGAGCAAAATAACTACGTTGCTTTAAAGTAGAAAAGACACCTGTTTAGCCCATACTCCACGTCCAGTCCTTTCAAGATAATTTTGCACCAAGACTACTCCATTGAAATCTGTGAGATGATTACGTCAATAAATTGTTAAGACAAGATCAGAAATGTAAGAGGAATTTCAGCAAGCGAGTATAGATGAGCTCAACATGTTAGCAAATATGGATGGGAAGAGTCAACAAATTAGCAAATTGTAAGGGCTACCCCTTGAAATATCCTTCGTATACATACATGTTTTGCATACCATAATGCTTGTTTTTTGTTTCGTGATAACAGATGAATACACATGCAGTAGTTTGGTACCCTCTTAGTATTCACTGGCACTCCACCCACTGCCTCTCCCCGCACCCATAACTCTATACAACACTCTTCCTCCCATACGAACCCCAAGGGAAAATCTTTTGCAGGCAAGTCATCGTCTCGTGGGGATTTCAGACATTAATTCCCTCAGGTAACATAACAGTTACGAGTTAGTGCCAACTGCAAAGTCATATGAACCCCGAGGGGAAAATCCTTTGCAGGCAAGTCATCGTCCCGTGGGGATGTCGGACATTAATTCCCTCAGGTAACATAACAGTAAATTATGAGTTAGTGCCAACTGCAAATTCATGAAGTTAGCTCACTAAAGTGTATTCCTTCTTAATGGTCATACAATAGCCATACAGAAAGATGCTTGTAAAGCGATAGGTTCAAGATTAATAAGTTAATAGATGATAGGGCCATCCATTGCAGATAAATAATATCAACTCGGTCATTTACAGCAAATTCAATTCATCAAATAGAAACAACCAAGGCTAACTAAAAAGAGTGCTCTGTAACTATTAACTTCCAGAAAGAAACATCATATACTAAGGAATGATGTGCCAATTCAACAAATAGAAACAACAAGGTTAACAAAAAAGAACTGCTCCATAGTTATTAATTCAAAAAAGAGACATGCTAGACTAAAAACTATGAACTAAAAGTGTCAATAAATTAGAATAATTGTAAGCTGGAATATGGCACATGATAAGAGTCATACCAATTTCTGCTTTGAATCTAAAGAACCCTGGCCCAATCACCTCACTTTTGCAATCATAAAGAGAATCTACAACCTGCAAGATGTAATAACATCAGCTTCATAACAAAGCTTCTGAGCATTGTACTATGAAATAAAGTCATCCGGAAGTTACCGGATCAGATTTCAGAAATTCAAGAACTCGCTGCATATCATGATCATCAATGGCCCTACCAATTAAAGCATGCCTGTTCCTCTGGATGAGAAAAATCGCAACCTACAGAGATAGCACAATTGTTGAATCTTGCTTTGAAACAAGACATGAGCAGGAATGAACAAACAGATGCAAATCCTGAACAAACCATCAGAGCAAAGATAACCCAGATGAAAACATATAGTGGTCATTTTAAGTATGGCCAATGGATTTTGCAGAAACCATTTGTGTGAAAATTATGGGTATACTTGAAGCCCTTATTCAGTTCCAATAGCATTTAGTGAAAACATTAATTGGTTGAAGCTGGTCGACAGTCATTGTAATAGTCTATTATAGTTCTGCATAAAAAAAAACAGGAAATTGTGGTTTTTAAAGCTTATAAGTTAATTTTCAAGTGAAACTGGTTGTAGTTATACTAGTTTTATCCCATACTAACCAAACTAGGTTTTATAACGTTAGGCTAACAAACATGTTGCTCTGGCATGACTTTCTCACGGGTTTTTCAcaggtactccctctgttcacgatgttctaacttttttctgaatcagatgtatatagacgcattttagtgtgtttgttcactcatttcattccgtatgtagtccatattgaaatattcaAAAGATGTTATaatagtgaacagagggagtaataaataGGAAGTGTTGCCTCACAGTATCAATTCTCAGTTTACCTAACACTAGAGCATGGATAGCATACACAGCTTCACTATGAAACCAAATGCAGGATGTGTGAGGCAAGTGATACAAAAAAAAAGGAATAAACTAGCAATCAAATAAAAGTATGCACCTCttacaaaataaaagtttaatagaACATACTTCAGACTTAACGCAATTGACAAAAAAATATACATCAAGAAACATAACGCCACTATAGCAGACTAGCGGTGGCAGTTATGAAACTTTTGGCCTTAGAGCTTCACAAATCAAACAAATGCAGTCTATGCAGTGTGCCACTTCAACagaacaaagcctttagtcccaaacaagttggggtagggtAGAGCTGAAACcaataagatctcgcaaccaactcatggttcaaACAAAGATAATTTCAATAAGAAAATATAATCGGGTAGAGAGTTCAAATGGCGGAATGTGTGGCTTTGCTCAATGCGAAAACATGACGATATTCATTTCAATTTGTTTCAGATTCTCATGAAAATGTGTACAGAAAATATGGCAAAATTGTCAGTAGGGCAGCATAATTCAAGTACAGAGCACAAAAGAGTACAAAAATACATTTGTATTGACTCTTCGTTTGTACAAACAGAGCAAATATAAGCTGacagaagcaaaacaaaaaaacatgaaacGGAAAAATTAGCATACCATTCCAAGTAAGTTACCAACAATGATAGAACCAATTGGATCATAGATGGGGTTTCCTGTCATTTGAACAGCCACCAAAGATGCTGCTGCGATAGCAAGACCTGTAACAGCAGCACCATCCTGTCGGACAATTATTGGGATATGAGAAGGAATCAAGGAAGTTAAGAAGTAATGAATAAATGGTAACTGGTAAGTAAACAAGAAATATGATTAAGATGGCAAATGCGGGCAACTAAATTAATCATAAAAAAGGGCACAGATGCAAGTTCAGGATTTCAGTTGCAGGAAGTGATTGGACTACAAGAGAGAGGTACTAAGGTAGTTTAGAACACATTACTCACTTCAGTCATAACAGCAACTGAAGTTGGATCATGACCACGCCAGATGTAGTCTCTGATACTCATTCCTTCTGCTGCTGCACCTTTCTTAACAGCCTTTATAGCAACAAGAAGTGAAGCACCTAGAGAGACAACAGCATCTGTCAACTAAAACCATACTAAATAACTAAAACAAATAAAGACAACAGGTTTTCATGAATAACACCTTCAATTAGGATCGACCCACCGATCACTAATGCAGCATAGTGAATGTTCTCGGGAGGCTGTGTAATATAAGTATAAGATATGAAAACTGTACTTGGGATAAGATTTGATGATAAAATGGAATGTACATGCAAAATTCTCTACTGAATCAAATGATACACTGGCATCATACTTGAGAACTCCACAAGTTCTGAACTCCATTCACAATAGTAGCACCTGAACCCAAGCAAAATATTCCAACCGCGGATATCAAAGACCATACAAATCTTTCTTTTGAATAACCATAGCTGCAAAAGAGATTAAGCTAGGGTAAGCAATCATTAAGTCAAGACACAGGGCACCACATCAATTTATGTCATATATAGACAGTCTTATCAGTTATCACTGGTTCTCTAGAGAATATTATTTATTATACAGTGATTAATACCAGGGTTCTTCCTTATCACTAATAGTCCAGTAAAAACGGGAGATCTTTGTTGGCAAAGCATGCATTAAAATCAAAGAGTTATACATACGGGTGTAGAGCATCTGGAGCACGTCTTGAACTTCTCAGACCATATGCAAGAAGAGCCTGAATTTTGATAGGCAGTTAGTCTCTGGGTATGCTACTTCACTCCAGGTCAAGAAATAGACAGGAAAAAAAGAAACACGAACTTAAGTTGCAAAGGTAAAGTTACCTGGTTAGCAAAGTCTGCCACCGAATGTACTAGCTCAGCTAGCATAACATGACTAGATGTTGAAAACCACACACCAAACTTCAGCGTGAAGACAAGGAAATTACACCAAAGTGCCGTGTTAACCGCTCGATGGCTGAGATCAAACCAACAGGAGTTGCATGAAATGAAGTGTATATCAATAAAGAACCTTGAGAAATAATTCAAGCATGCAATAATAAATTAATGGTCACTATTTTGCAAATAATTGCTAACGCAAATATTAAATAACTCATATGATAATACACAAAACTGAATACCCTTAATGACAGTGCAATGAGTGTTTCATAGAGAAAGACCACCATAATTCATACTTCATCATAAATGAAAAAAAACTATTCAGAGTGGATCTTCTTCCTCGGTTTGGATGGAGAAATAGCTTCCATCTGTCCTCTAAAATGGAAAAGATACATACTCTACAATATTTTCCTCTCAAGCATAGATAGCATCATCACTCCCATCACAATCATTACTCTTCCATCATTGTAAATGGAATAACATTTCCGTCCAGTCACAATATAGAGGCAATAGCATTTCTGCCCCATCATAGCACATAAGTATATTACAAGAGCAATTAAAATGATTCCTTAAGAAAAGCATGGCCGAAACACGCAAATCCATCAATTGATTAATAGCAGTGTGCCAACTACGCAGTTTTTAGAACAAAAAGGATCGTCCGAATTACCTGTGCTCATCGTCGAAGTGTGTCTGCTTCTTGGTCTTGGCGACACGCAAAGAATAACCTGCGGCCCAACAGGAACAGCAACAATACCAAACGTAAGATGCCTGACGAACCCCAGAACGAGGACACGGACAGGAAAAACGAAGGGGCACTGGTCTTACTGCGGGAGATGGTGAGCAGGACAGGGGGCGCGTCCGCGACGGTGCCTCGGGGCGGTGACGCTGCCGGGGGTAACGTCCGCCACCCGCGGAGGCCGAGGAGGCCGGGGGCACCGGAGGCGGAGCCGAAGATCGGGCGGGGCGAGAATGGCGGAGGCGGGGGCGTTGGATGTCGATCCTCGCGGTCGTCGTcgcggcggaggaggtggtggagtgGAAAGGGCGAGGGGACGAGGGGGCGGGACGATGAtgagaggaggcggaggcggagggcggcggcggcggcgagaggacgGCGCATTTAGGGATGCCGGCCCCGCCGGTGGTGCTGTTGGTGCTGCCGCGGGCGTGGCGCAGCTTCCATTCGAGGGAAAGCGATAGAAGAACGCAAAGGAAGGAGAGCTCTAGGTGGGTTTGGGGGATTCTGGGTGCACCGTGGGCTGGACTGGGCTCGTGCAAGTTAGGGTTCGGCGTCCTGTAAAACTAGGCTTTTGCTCAAACAAAATTGTAAAactaacccacccacccacccctagGTTTAGGGTTCCA is a window encoding:
- the LOC123045192 gene encoding metal tolerance protein C4; translation: MRRPLAAAAALRLRLLSSSSRPLVPSPFPLHHLLRRDDDREDRHPTPPPPPFSPRPIFGSASGAPGLLGLRGWRTLPPAASPPRGTVADAPPVLLTISRSYSLRVAKTKKQTHFDDEHSHRAVNTALWCNFLVFTLKFGVWFSTSSHVMLAELVHSVADFANQALLAYGLRSSRRAPDALHPYGYSKERFVWSLISAVGIFCLGSGATIVNGVQNLWSSQPPENIHYAALVIGGSILIEGASLLVAIKAVKKGAAAEGMSIRDYIWRGHDPTSVAVMTEDGAAVTGLAIAAASLVAVQMTGNPIYDPIGSIIVGNLLGMVAIFLIQRNRHALIGRAIDDHDMQRVLEFLKSDPVVDSLYDCKSEVIGPGFFRFKAEIDFNGVVLVQNYLERTGRGVWAKQFREASLSKDDAELRRVMAEYGEGVVDALGYEVDRLESEIQKIVPGIRHVDIEAHNPDGLSV